A part of Dermacentor variabilis isolate Ectoservices chromosome 10, ASM5094787v1, whole genome shotgun sequence genomic DNA contains:
- the LOC142560080 gene encoding ribonuclease kappa-like: MIRICGPKFSMCCSILSVWGIIMLVIMGIFLFTHSVAFAEDLGIEAEHMKKHEFLTEANRRFTQAAYNCWIAACLYVVTLAASVHQIYMNRRAQRSY, from the exons ATGATTCGAATTTGTGGACCCAAATTTTCCATGTGCTGCTCCATTTTGAGTGTATGGGGCATCATAATGTTG GTCATTATGGGCATCTTCTTATTCACGCACAGCGTAgctttcgcggaagacctggggATTGAAGCCGAACATATGAAAAAGCACGAGTTTCTGACCGAAGCCAACCGGCGGTTCACCCAGGCCGCGTACAACTGCTGGATTGCGGCTTGTTTGTATGTCG TGACACTGGCAGCATCTGTGCACCAGATCTACATGAACAGAAGAGCACAGCGCTCCTACTAG